In one Zobellia galactanivorans genomic region, the following are encoded:
- a CDS encoding xylulokinase, producing MYSIGYDIGSSSIKAALVEVGTGKPVAVVSEPKTEMDILAINNGWAEQDPDTWWKHVCTATKTLLSENNIKPEEVTGIGISYQMHGLVVVDKDLKPLRDSIIWCDSRAVGIGQKAFDELGNDRCSENLLNSPSNFTASKLKWVKENEPETFERIHKFMLPGDYIACRLSGTANTTLSGLSEGIFWDFKTNSLATWLLDYYGLNEAHVPEIVDTFSVQSKVSEQGAKESGLKVGTPILYRAGDQPNNALSLNVFNPGEVAATGGTSGVIYAITDNLSVKESSRVNNFAHVNYSEANRFVGKLLCINGAGIQYRWLLNNLSVASYDEMNDLANSVPQGSDGVKILPFGNGAERMLNNIDLGTNIFGINLNNHTKAHLCRASLEGIAFSFVYGMEILRSDGITATKIRAGNDNLFRSEIFSNTIATLIGREIEIYNTTGAIGAARACILRDGDFSSFGEQIMANDYVMSYKPSEEKEALQSAYSAWKNELEQLLKNK from the coding sequence ATGTACAGTATAGGTTATGATATCGGAAGTTCGTCAATAAAAGCGGCCTTGGTCGAGGTGGGCACAGGTAAGCCCGTGGCCGTGGTTAGCGAACCCAAAACGGAAATGGATATTCTTGCCATTAACAATGGTTGGGCCGAACAGGATCCAGATACATGGTGGAAGCACGTTTGTACGGCCACCAAAACCCTTCTTTCGGAAAATAATATCAAACCCGAAGAGGTCACGGGAATCGGTATTTCATATCAGATGCACGGATTGGTTGTGGTCGACAAAGATTTGAAGCCCTTACGGGATTCCATTATTTGGTGCGATAGTAGGGCAGTGGGCATCGGGCAAAAGGCCTTTGATGAACTGGGCAACGATCGTTGTAGTGAAAACCTTTTGAACTCGCCTTCCAATTTTACCGCCTCTAAATTAAAATGGGTCAAGGAAAACGAGCCGGAAACTTTTGAGCGTATCCATAAATTCATGCTACCGGGAGATTATATCGCCTGTAGGTTGAGCGGTACGGCAAATACAACCTTATCGGGTTTGTCCGAAGGTATATTTTGGGATTTTAAGACGAATAGCCTCGCCACTTGGTTGTTGGATTATTACGGATTGAACGAAGCACATGTTCCGGAAATCGTCGATACCTTTTCCGTACAGAGTAAAGTTTCGGAACAAGGGGCAAAAGAATCAGGGTTAAAAGTAGGTACGCCTATTTTATACCGTGCGGGAGACCAACCGAACAATGCCTTGTCCTTAAACGTTTTTAATCCGGGAGAGGTAGCTGCGACAGGTGGGACCTCTGGTGTGATCTATGCCATTACCGATAACCTTTCTGTCAAGGAGAGCTCAAGGGTCAACAATTTTGCCCACGTTAATTACAGCGAAGCCAATCGCTTTGTAGGGAAGCTGCTTTGTATCAACGGAGCCGGTATACAATACCGATGGTTGCTGAATAACCTAAGTGTTGCCTCATACGATGAAATGAACGATTTGGCCAATTCGGTACCACAAGGTTCCGATGGTGTAAAAATATTGCCTTTTGGCAATGGTGCCGAACGCATGTTGAACAATATAGATTTGGGAACCAACATTTTTGGTATCAACCTGAACAACCATACCAAGGCCCATTTGTGTAGGGCTTCACTCGAAGGTATTGCCTTCTCCTTTGTTTACGGTATGGAAATTCTTCGGTCAGACGGTATTACCGCTACCAAAATCAGGGCAGGAAACGATAACCTGTTTCGATCGGAAATTTTTTCGAACACCATAGCGACACTTATCGGTCGTGAAATTGAAATATATAATACCACGGGCGCTATTGGCGCAGCCAGGGCCTGTATTTTACGCGATGGCGACTTTTCAAGCTTCGGCGAGCAGATTATGGCCAATGATTATGTCATGAGCTATAAGCCTTCCGAAGAAAAAGAAGCATTGCAATCCGCATATTCCGCATGGAAAAATGAATTAGAACAATTATTAAAAAACAAGTAA
- a CDS encoding c-type cytochrome domain-containing protein: MKKAIPFFLNVLFFLHVLLAFLVLFEGHLKIPFWVQPLGRMHPLILHFPVAFIVLLVVLNLFKKQLDPVSFEKINYSLLLLTSFTTVLATLMGLLLSLEGYDSELLTLHKWVGIALCFVIYALVWVYSYGKVFRVLLYTGLLGVLVGGHFGAGLTHGTNFLMEPITAAQEEVVDENTPIYTAYIAPVLKAKCTSCHNPQKHKGDLDLTTIEAITKGGENGEVWLAHNAEESLLLKRAALPLEDEEHMPPEGKPQLTKEEITLIGTWIEHGADDKVTYAQLQESDTLKQLVTDKWLKSFEEKQYTFNFVGAEAIKELNNPYRTVVQKSPTSPAVEVAIFGRSAFQDEYLNELDKIKEQVIYLSLANLPITNEHMKSVGKLQNLEHLVLNFTDIDSEGIGALQGCAQLESLSLSGTGINASVLEHLQKLKGLKEVFVWNTQLNADDIEQLRTKLPHVIINEGYVPDPEEELRLTPPTLVNEGNIISSGDLISLGHKMNGVNIKYTLDGSRPDSTSVAFEKAFPLDLKGKRRQTVKAYAYKEGWLPSNPVSYIFYDRGLVPDAIELVYPGILSSYTGEAEKILTDAVRSNEKVGFSKFWASFNKKPLEAIVDFSVSAPKIKEVVLSCGLHYKQKKSPIEFIAVWASDDKENWQLIKKESFANESNLDRLKEISIQLPKQSYKYLKIVGQPKKDDTLRVNQLFFF, from the coding sequence ATGAAAAAAGCCATTCCGTTTTTTTTGAACGTGCTGTTCTTTCTGCACGTATTGTTGGCATTTTTAGTGCTTTTTGAAGGTCATTTGAAGATTCCTTTTTGGGTGCAGCCCTTGGGGCGAATGCATCCCTTGATCCTGCATTTTCCGGTGGCCTTTATAGTGCTTTTGGTGGTTCTCAACCTCTTCAAAAAACAGCTCGACCCGGTTTCCTTTGAAAAGATAAACTACTCGCTCTTGTTGTTGACCTCGTTTACTACGGTACTGGCTACGCTTATGGGGCTCTTATTGTCCCTTGAGGGCTACGATTCGGAATTGCTGACGCTCCACAAGTGGGTGGGCATTGCCTTATGTTTTGTTATATACGCCTTGGTTTGGGTGTATTCTTACGGCAAGGTGTTTCGCGTATTGCTGTATACAGGCCTGTTAGGCGTGCTCGTAGGCGGGCATTTTGGGGCAGGGTTGACCCATGGGACCAATTTTTTAATGGAACCGATCACAGCGGCACAAGAGGAAGTCGTAGACGAGAATACGCCCATATATACGGCCTATATCGCCCCGGTCTTAAAAGCGAAATGCACCAGTTGCCATAATCCTCAAAAACATAAGGGCGATCTAGACCTGACCACCATAGAGGCCATAACCAAGGGAGGCGAAAATGGGGAAGTCTGGCTGGCTCATAATGCGGAAGAGAGCCTTTTGTTGAAGCGGGCGGCCCTGCCCTTGGAAGACGAAGAGCACATGCCACCCGAAGGAAAACCACAATTGACCAAAGAAGAAATTACATTGATCGGTACTTGGATCGAACACGGTGCGGATGATAAGGTTACCTATGCCCAACTACAAGAAAGCGATACCTTAAAGCAGTTGGTTACCGACAAATGGTTGAAATCATTTGAAGAAAAACAATATACCTTCAACTTTGTTGGGGCCGAAGCCATTAAAGAACTCAACAACCCCTATAGAACCGTGGTTCAAAAATCGCCAACTTCACCGGCGGTAGAAGTTGCTATTTTCGGGCGTAGTGCTTTTCAAGACGAATACTTGAACGAACTTGATAAAATCAAGGAGCAGGTCATTTACCTCAGTTTGGCCAACCTTCCGATAACGAACGAGCATATGAAGTCTGTGGGAAAACTGCAGAACCTTGAGCACTTGGTCCTTAATTTTACCGATATCGACAGTGAGGGCATCGGGGCCTTGCAGGGATGTGCCCAGTTGGAAAGCTTGTCCTTATCGGGTACGGGTATAAATGCATCGGTACTCGAACATTTACAAAAGTTGAAAGGCCTGAAGGAAGTATTTGTATGGAACACCCAGCTCAATGCCGATGATATAGAACAGTTGAGAACGAAACTGCCCCATGTGATTATTAATGAAGGTTATGTGCCCGACCCGGAAGAAGAATTGCGGTTGACCCCTCCAACCTTGGTCAATGAGGGAAATATTATTAGTTCGGGCGATTTGATTTCCTTGGGACATAAGATGAACGGGGTAAACATTAAGTATACCTTGGATGGATCTCGACCCGATTCTACCTCGGTAGCTTTTGAAAAGGCCTTTCCATTGGATCTGAAAGGAAAAAGACGGCAAACCGTTAAAGCCTATGCCTACAAGGAAGGCTGGTTGCCCAGTAACCCGGTTTCCTATATTTTTTATGATCGAGGCCTGGTGCCCGATGCGATAGAGCTCGTTTATCCGGGAATCTTGAGCTCGTATACGGGCGAGGCCGAAAAAATATTGACCGATGCCGTTCGAAGCAACGAAAAAGTAGGCTTTTCAAAATTCTGGGCTTCCTTCAACAAAAAACCGCTGGAGGCCATCGTTGATTTTAGCGTATCGGCCCCGAAAATAAAAGAGGTGGTCTTAAGTTGTGGCTTGCACTATAAGCAAAAAAAATCGCCCATTGAGTTTATAGCGGTTTGGGCTTCCGATGACAAGGAAAATTGGCAATTGATAAAGAAGGAAAGCTTTGCGAATGAAAGTAATCTTGACCGGCTTAAGGAAATATCGATCCAGCTTCCAAAGCAATCGTATAAATATCTGAAAATAGTGGGCCAACCCAAAAAGGACGACACCTTGAGGGTGAACCAACTCTTTTTCTTTTGA
- the fsa gene encoding fructose-6-phosphate aldolase codes for MKFFIDTANLNDIQSAYELGVLDGVTTNPSLMAKEGITGKDNILKHYLAICEKVEGDVSAEVIATDYEGMIKEGEELAALHPQIVVKLPMIADGVKACKYFSDKGIKTNVTLVFSAGQALLAAKAGATYVSPFLGRLDDISTDGLRLIEEIRLIYDNYGFETEILSASVRHTMHIINCAKLGSDVMTGPLSAIEGLLKHPLTDSGLEKFLADYQKGNA; via the coding sequence ATGAAGTTTTTTATTGATACAGCAAATTTAAACGACATTCAAAGCGCCTACGAGTTAGGTGTTTTGGATGGCGTAACTACCAATCCTTCCTTAATGGCCAAAGAGGGCATTACGGGAAAGGACAATATTTTAAAGCATTACTTGGCCATTTGTGAAAAGGTTGAAGGTGATGTTTCCGCTGAGGTTATCGCAACCGATTATGAGGGCATGATCAAAGAAGGTGAGGAATTAGCGGCTTTACACCCACAGATCGTGGTTAAGTTGCCCATGATCGCAGATGGGGTCAAGGCTTGTAAGTATTTCTCCGATAAAGGAATAAAAACAAACGTTACCCTAGTGTTTTCCGCAGGGCAGGCCTTATTGGCCGCCAAAGCCGGCGCGACTTACGTTTCCCCGTTTTTGGGGAGGTTGGATGATATCTCTACCGACGGTTTGCGATTGATCGAAGAGATCCGTTTGATCTATGATAACTACGGTTTTGAAACGGAAATCCTATCGGCTTCCGTACGGCATACCATGCACATCATCAATTGTGCAAAATTAGGATCAGATGTAATGACCGGGCCCTTATCGGCTATCGAAGGTCTACTAAAACACCCCTTGACCGATAGTGGTTTAGAGAAGTTTTTGGCCGATTATCAAAAAGGTAATGCATAG
- a CDS encoding PSD1 and planctomycete cytochrome C domain-containing protein, whose translation MKKFVLQLIILGLLLVSCKEEGQYASIPQQKVPNRVDYNFDVRPILSDKCFNCHGPDANKRSADLRLDTPEGAYKALKDSDKEFAIVPKNVEKSMVYQRITAKDSSDLMPPLDSNLKLTEYEIKVLKKWIEQGAVYEPHWAFIPVKKPEIPEVPSDWVSNEIDHFIWGKLEEVGLEPNEIADKERLLKRVSLDITGLPPSPEMREKFIRNDAPDAYEQIVDELLGSVHYGEKMASHWLDVARYADSHGFQNDQLRTMWPWRDWVIHAFNENYSYEKFVTYQLAGDLMPKKNMETILATGFNRNHKINQEAGIIEEEFRIENVTDRTNTFGKAFLGLTLECAKCHDHKYDPISQKDYFNTFAFFDKVVHRSRPMGEVLAEPPLITITDEVIDKELPFINKKEPEDIDVMVIEEKPDIRTTHVLNRGVYDDKGEIVEPATPEAVMKFDTLVYERNRLGLTKWLFDDRNPLTSRVFVNRVWQEIFGEGIVRSSGDFGMQGDLPTHIGLLNWLSADFMENGWDMKRLVKQIVMSSTYKQSSVVSNEKLAIDPDNRYLSRMSRLRFNAEMIRDHALATSGLLNTEIGGRSVKVYQPDGIWEAASSGRGILANYVQDHGEDLYRRGIYVFIKRTTLPPVQLTFDAATRDQCEVKRQSTMTPLQALIALNDPTILEASRVLSERLIQEESTFDEKIEAAFVRILCRSIKPQEKEMLVAYYHDQEKAFANDRQKAKDFIEVGEYPILEDRDEVKVAALMQIIHTIYNLEETIVKG comes from the coding sequence ATGAAAAAATTCGTTCTTCAACTTATCATTTTAGGGCTACTTCTGGTTTCTTGTAAGGAAGAGGGGCAATATGCTTCCATTCCGCAGCAAAAAGTTCCTAACAGGGTAGATTATAATTTTGATGTTCGGCCCATACTGTCGGACAAGTGTTTTAATTGCCATGGTCCCGATGCCAATAAAAGGTCGGCAGACTTACGGTTAGATACCCCTGAAGGCGCCTACAAAGCACTGAAAGACTCCGATAAGGAGTTTGCCATTGTACCGAAGAATGTAGAAAAATCGATGGTCTACCAACGGATTACGGCCAAAGATAGTTCCGACCTCATGCCTCCCTTAGATTCTAACCTAAAGCTGACGGAGTATGAAATAAAGGTGTTGAAGAAGTGGATAGAACAAGGTGCGGTGTACGAGCCACATTGGGCCTTTATTCCCGTGAAAAAACCGGAGATACCAGAAGTTCCCTCTGATTGGGTGAGCAATGAAATCGACCATTTTATATGGGGAAAACTTGAAGAGGTAGGTCTTGAACCCAATGAAATTGCCGATAAGGAACGCTTATTGAAAAGGGTTTCTTTAGATATTACGGGCTTACCGCCTTCGCCGGAAATGCGCGAAAAGTTCATTCGGAATGACGCGCCCGATGCTTACGAACAAATTGTGGACGAGTTATTGGGCAGTGTGCATTATGGCGAGAAAATGGCAAGCCACTGGTTAGACGTGGCCCGTTACGCCGATTCCCACGGCTTTCAGAACGACCAGTTGCGAACCATGTGGCCCTGGAGAGATTGGGTAATTCACGCCTTTAACGAAAATTACAGCTACGAAAAGTTTGTAACCTACCAATTGGCGGGAGACCTGATGCCGAAGAAAAATATGGAGACCATTTTGGCAACGGGCTTTAATCGTAACCATAAAATAAACCAAGAGGCCGGTATTATAGAGGAAGAGTTCAGGATCGAGAACGTAACCGATAGAACCAATACCTTCGGTAAGGCCTTTTTGGGGCTGACCTTGGAGTGTGCCAAGTGTCACGATCATAAGTACGACCCAATTTCACAGAAAGATTACTTCAATACTTTTGCCTTTTTCGACAAGGTGGTACATCGATCTAGACCTATGGGGGAAGTATTGGCAGAGCCCCCCTTGATTACTATTACCGATGAGGTAATCGATAAGGAACTTCCGTTTATAAATAAAAAAGAACCGGAGGATATCGATGTCATGGTTATCGAAGAGAAACCCGACATTAGAACGACCCATGTATTGAACCGAGGGGTCTATGATGATAAGGGGGAGATTGTTGAGCCAGCTACCCCCGAAGCCGTCATGAAGTTTGATACCCTGGTCTACGAACGTAATCGCCTAGGACTTACCAAATGGCTTTTTGATGACAGGAACCCCCTAACGAGTAGGGTTTTTGTCAACAGGGTATGGCAGGAAATTTTTGGTGAAGGTATTGTGAGGTCTTCCGGCGATTTTGGAATGCAAGGCGATTTGCCTACGCACATTGGCCTGTTGAACTGGCTTTCCGCGGATTTTATGGAAAACGGATGGGATATGAAACGTTTGGTGAAACAGATAGTCATGTCTTCCACTTACAAGCAGTCTTCCGTGGTCAGTAACGAAAAGTTGGCTATAGACCCCGATAACCGTTACCTGTCGCGTATGTCTCGCTTGCGTTTTAATGCAGAGATGATACGGGACCACGCCTTGGCGACGAGCGGATTGTTGAACACCGAGATAGGTGGGCGTAGCGTAAAGGTCTATCAGCCCGACGGTATTTGGGAAGCGGCAAGTTCAGGGCGCGGCATTTTGGCCAATTATGTTCAGGACCATGGCGAAGACCTGTATCGACGCGGTATTTACGTTTTTATAAAACGAACCACCCTCCCTCCGGTACAATTGACCTTTGATGCGGCCACACGTGATCAGTGCGAGGTAAAAAGGCAATCAACCATGACACCGCTTCAAGCGCTTATCGCCCTGAACGATCCGACGATCTTGGAGGCATCCCGGGTATTGTCGGAAAGATTGATCCAGGAAGAAAGCACCTTCGATGAAAAAATAGAAGCCGCCTTTGTCCGCATTTTATGCCGAAGCATTAAACCCCAAGAAAAGGAAATGCTGGTCGCTTATTACCATGACCAAGAAAAGGCATTTGCAAACGATAGGCAGAAAGCAAAGGATTTTATTGAAGTAGGCGAGTACCCTATTTTAGAAGATAGGGACGAGGTTAAAGTGGCGGCACTTATGCAGATCATTCACACGATTTACAATCTAGAAGAAACAATAGTAAAAGGATAA
- a CDS encoding DUF1501 domain-containing protein — protein MDKEVVEHYLNTNRRHFLGKMAMGMGGVALGSLLMPDLLSGKKAAEEQLPLGLKHFAAKAKRIILLVQNGAPSQLESFDYKPKLNDMFGQELPPSIRGNQKLTGMTAGQESFPLVGSKFGFKQYGESGTWVSELFPNIAKITDDICMIKSMHTDAINHDPALTFMQTGAQVGNRPSIGSWFSYGLGSENQNLPAYCVLLSKGKGNGQGVYSKLWSNGFLDSSHQGVQLSASEDPILYLNDPKGMDRETRRKMLDHLASMNQLGYDEFGDPEIPAKIKQYEMAFRMQTAVPEITDVSKEPDHIKKLYGPDCMVPGTYAANCLLARKLSESGVRFVQLYHQGWDQHNNLVGEIKGQAKDVDMASAALITDLKQRGLLDETLVIWSGEFGRTNYCQGKLTKDNYGRDHHPRCFSIFLAGGGVKAGLSYGKTDELGYNIVESPVHIHDLHATIMHLMGLDHEKLTYKHLGRRFRLTDVHGHVVKDIIA, from the coding sequence ATGGATAAAGAAGTTGTTGAGCATTATTTGAATACGAACCGAAGACATTTTTTAGGAAAAATGGCCATGGGAATGGGCGGTGTGGCCTTAGGGTCGCTTTTAATGCCTGATCTGTTGTCAGGCAAGAAAGCCGCCGAAGAACAGCTGCCTTTAGGCTTAAAGCACTTTGCGGCAAAAGCCAAACGGATCATTCTATTGGTACAAAATGGGGCACCTTCCCAATTGGAAAGCTTTGACTATAAACCTAAGTTGAACGATATGTTCGGGCAAGAGCTTCCCCCTTCCATTCGGGGAAACCAAAAATTAACGGGTATGACCGCAGGTCAAGAATCCTTTCCTCTGGTAGGGTCTAAATTCGGCTTTAAGCAGTATGGCGAATCCGGAACTTGGGTGAGCGAGCTCTTTCCGAATATTGCCAAGATAACCGATGATATTTGCATGATCAAAAGCATGCATACCGATGCGATCAACCATGACCCGGCATTGACTTTTATGCAGACCGGCGCCCAAGTGGGGAATAGGCCCAGTATCGGATCTTGGTTCAGCTACGGACTGGGAAGCGAGAACCAAAACTTACCGGCCTATTGTGTGTTGCTCTCAAAGGGAAAAGGTAATGGCCAAGGTGTATACTCGAAATTATGGTCGAACGGATTTTTAGATAGCTCCCATCAAGGGGTGCAATTGAGCGCCAGTGAAGACCCGATTCTTTATCTGAACGACCCCAAGGGAATGGATAGGGAAACACGTCGTAAGATGTTAGACCACTTGGCCTCCATGAATCAACTGGGCTATGACGAGTTTGGTGATCCTGAAATTCCTGCAAAAATAAAACAGTACGAAATGGCCTTTAGAATGCAAACGGCCGTTCCCGAAATAACGGACGTATCTAAAGAACCGGATCATATCAAAAAACTGTACGGTCCTGACTGTATGGTGCCGGGGACGTACGCGGCCAATTGCCTACTGGCAAGAAAACTGTCGGAATCGGGCGTGCGTTTTGTACAATTGTACCATCAGGGCTGGGATCAGCACAATAACCTGGTAGGTGAAATCAAAGGCCAGGCCAAAGATGTAGATATGGCATCGGCGGCCTTGATTACCGATTTAAAGCAAAGAGGACTGTTAGACGAAACCTTGGTGATATGGAGTGGTGAATTTGGTAGAACGAACTATTGCCAAGGTAAACTAACGAAAGATAATTACGGAAGGGACCATCACCCACGCTGTTTCAGTATCTTTTTAGCTGGGGGTGGGGTAAAGGCAGGTCTGTCTTACGGAAAGACCGACGAACTGGGCTATAACATTGTGGAAAGTCCGGTACACATTCACGACTTACACGCTACTATAATGCATTTAATGGGCTTAGACCATGAAAAACTGACATATAAACATCTAGGCAGAAGGTTTAGGTTGACCGATGTACACGGTCATGTGGTAAAGGATATTATAGCTTAG
- a CDS encoding LacI family DNA-binding transcriptional regulator — protein MKRKISLDDIAKHFKVSKSTVSKALNDSHEISARTKAKIIAYAREHKYRPNLNAINLRKEPSHSVGVIIPNILNYFFAQAISGIEKVLNDHGYNMIACISNESHKKEVAITEMLRKGAISGLLVSLAEETGKLNNIDHFKPFLNKGIPMVMFDRVSSELNCDKVTIDDSKAAYNATEHLIKSGCKRIAIVSLLGDLEISKLRINGYHQCLKDHNIDLDKSLIFEKLEKSFMEVEIRKLLSAGKVDAILGLEEEAGVTSLLTANSLGIKIPEELSIICFTNGVLPKYVRPSLTSISQHGYYMGERAARQLVKRIEQNDNGNTFETEVIKTTMIERESTVPVA, from the coding sequence ATGAAACGAAAAATAAGTTTAGACGATATCGCCAAACATTTTAAGGTATCTAAATCTACCGTATCCAAGGCCCTTAACGACAGTCATGAGATAAGTGCCCGTACCAAGGCCAAGATCATTGCCTATGCCCGTGAACACAAATATCGCCCCAACCTAAACGCCATCAATCTAAGAAAAGAGCCGTCGCACTCGGTGGGGGTAATCATACCCAACATTCTCAACTATTTCTTTGCCCAGGCGATTAGCGGTATTGAAAAAGTATTGAACGACCACGGGTACAACATGATCGCGTGCATCTCCAACGAATCGCATAAAAAGGAAGTCGCCATTACCGAAATGCTCCGCAAAGGAGCCATATCGGGACTCTTGGTTTCCTTGGCGGAAGAAACCGGAAAGCTGAACAACATTGACCACTTCAAGCCCTTTTTAAACAAAGGCATACCAATGGTCATGTTCGACCGTGTATCATCGGAACTCAATTGTGACAAAGTCACCATAGACGATAGCAAAGCGGCCTATAATGCCACGGAACACCTTATAAAATCGGGATGTAAGCGTATTGCCATAGTATCACTATTGGGAGACCTTGAGATTTCAAAGCTTCGGATCAACGGCTATCACCAATGCCTAAAAGACCATAACATCGACCTAGATAAAAGCTTGATCTTTGAAAAGCTGGAAAAGTCGTTTATGGAGGTCGAAATCAGAAAATTGCTTTCCGCCGGAAAAGTAGACGCGATTTTAGGTTTAGAGGAAGAAGCCGGTGTTACCTCTTTATTGACCGCCAATTCACTGGGGATAAAAATCCCCGAAGAACTTTCCATTATCTGTTTTACCAACGGGGTGCTCCCCAAATACGTACGCCCCAGCCTTACCTCGATTAGCCAACACGGCTATTATATGGGAGAAAGGGCCGCTAGGCAATTGGTCAAAAGAATAGAACAGAACGATAACGGAAATACCTTTGAGACCGAGGTCATCAAAACCACCATGATCGAACGTGAATCTACCGTGCCTGTCGCCTAG
- the xylA gene encoding xylose isomerase, producing the protein MALLGDKEYFKGIGDIKFEGKESDNPLAFKYYNPDQVVAGKTMREHFKFAIAYWHTFCGQGSDPFGPGTQNFPWDASTDAVQAAKDKADAAFEFISKIGFDYFCFHDFDLIQEGPTFAESEKRLATITDYIKEKKAASGIKLLWGTANCFSNPRYMNGAATNPDFDVVARAGGQVKLALDATIALDGENYVFWGGREGYMSLLNTNMGRELDHMAQFLTMARDYARKQGFKGTFFIEPKPMEPTKHQYDFDTATAIGFLREYGLEKDFKINIEVNHATLAQHTFQHEMEVAAKAGMLGSLDANRGDYQNGWDTDQFPNNILETTEAMLVFLQAGGLQGGGVNFDAKIRRNSTDLEDIFLAHIGGADTFARALITADKIITSSDYTKLREKRYSSFDSGKGKDFEAGKLSLENLYELAQENGELELKSGKQELFENIINQYI; encoded by the coding sequence ATGGCATTATTAGGAGACAAAGAGTACTTTAAAGGAATTGGAGACATCAAGTTTGAAGGGAAGGAATCTGACAACCCTTTAGCGTTTAAATATTACAATCCCGACCAAGTTGTTGCGGGCAAGACCATGAGGGAGCACTTCAAGTTTGCTATCGCCTATTGGCATACCTTCTGTGGGCAGGGTTCAGATCCATTCGGCCCAGGTACACAGAACTTTCCTTGGGATGCATCTACCGATGCCGTTCAGGCCGCAAAGGATAAGGCGGATGCCGCTTTTGAATTTATCAGTAAAATAGGATTCGATTATTTTTGTTTTCACGATTTCGATTTGATCCAAGAAGGCCCGACTTTCGCCGAATCGGAAAAAAGACTGGCCACGATTACCGATTATATCAAAGAAAAGAAAGCGGCCTCAGGTATAAAATTATTATGGGGTACGGCCAACTGTTTCTCTAACCCGAGATACATGAACGGTGCCGCTACAAACCCTGACTTTGACGTGGTGGCCAGAGCCGGTGGTCAAGTGAAATTGGCTTTGGACGCAACGATTGCCCTAGATGGTGAGAACTATGTTTTCTGGGGAGGACGTGAAGGTTATATGTCTCTTCTAAATACCAATATGGGCCGTGAGTTAGACCATATGGCGCAGTTCTTGACCATGGCGAGGGATTATGCCCGTAAGCAAGGTTTTAAAGGTACTTTCTTTATCGAACCGAAACCTATGGAGCCTACGAAGCACCAGTATGATTTTGATACCGCTACCGCAATCGGCTTTTTAAGGGAATACGGACTTGAAAAAGATTTCAAAATAAATATCGAAGTAAACCACGCTACTTTGGCACAGCACACTTTTCAGCATGAAATGGAAGTTGCCGCCAAAGCGGGAATGTTGGGAAGCTTGGATGCCAACCGTGGGGATTACCAAAACGGATGGGATACCGATCAGTTCCCGAACAACATTTTAGAGACCACCGAAGCTATGTTGGTATTCTTACAGGCTGGCGGTCTGCAAGGTGGTGGTGTGAACTTCGATGCCAAGATCAGAAGAAACTCCACCGATCTCGAAGATATCTTCTTGGCCCATATCGGAGGTGCCGATACCTTTGCAAGGGCATTGATTACTGCCGATAAGATCATCACTTCTTCCGATTATACCAAACTACGCGAAAAACGCTACAGCTCTTTTGATTCTGGTAAGGGAAAAGATTTTGAGGCCGGTAAACTAAGCCTTGAGAACCTTTATGAGCTAGCCCAGGAAAATGGCGAGCTGGAACTTAAGAGCGGAAAGCAAGAGTTGTTCGAAAACATTATCAACCAGTACATCTAA